The Saprospiraceae bacterium genome includes the window TTTTTGGCGATTTAGGGGTATACTCATCTTTATATTTCTATTCTTATTAATGCACAAAACCTTATAAACGATACAGGTTAGCTTGGTTTTTTCGATGAATGCTTGTTCTTCTTCTATAAATACCCAGGAATTTCAGGAATGGTTCCATACATTTTGCCCTGTCCTGTCATTTTGATGAGGTAATTAAGTCTTTTTTGTGCTTCTTCTTTCCGCAGCTGGCCGGTTTCCAGTATCCAGCCTATTTTCAAGCGTTTATACATATGTGGGAATTCGATAAAGATGGGCCAAACGCCATTGGCTTTCAATTGTTCTGTTATCCATTCGGGAATGAGGAGGGGATCATCCGGTGAGCCAATTTGGTCCTGGATGGGGGGCAATCCTGCGGGTGTCATCAGCCCTAATCTTTGCAATTTCCAAACCCTCTGTCGATTGAGTTCCGATAGAAAAGTCTTCTTTTTGCGACGTGGGGTGATGCGTTGTACATTGCTTTCGTCATCGTATTTTTTCACCACGCCGTCAATCCAACCAAAACAGAGACATTCTTCCACCAGTTCGTCATAAGTGATGCAGGGTTTTTCCGTCGCTTTTTTAAAGCGGCGGAGCCATATTTCTGTTTTGCTTTGATGATGGGTTTGCAGCCAGGCGCGCCATTCGGCGCGTTGTTCTGGATAAAACACTTCGGTAATTTCCATGGAGTTTTTAAGTACTTATAAAAAAGAACTTGAATAATTCATAGGCAAATATACTACTTATCCCCGAGGCTATCAAAATGGCAATTCTGTTAAGCCATAGTTGTTGTTTCAGCTTGAATTGTATGGCCGCTTTATTTACTTTTTTTTGGTAACTATTGACTTGCTTAAGGGCAAAAGCGGTCCTTTTTTTAGGGTTTTGGCGAATTAGTGTTTTATTTCGGAGAAGATAATTGCCATTCTGGTATTGCATGTTTCGATTGGCTTGATTCATTTTCATCATCGGAGGGGCAAATGCTGGCATTTTCATGTGGAGGTGATTTTGGGTTAAAAAAGACTTCCTGATTACTTTTAAGATAAGATTTACCCGATGAAAAGGCTAGTTTTTTCGGCAGGTTTAAATAAATATACGACGAGGATGGATGAGTGGTGTGTTCCTTTGGGAACGCTGACCTCTATTTATGCCCACTCTCAGTTATTTATAACATAACGTCAGGTTTGCGTACTTGTGGTCTTTTATAGGCTTGGTTGACAGGGTTTTACTAGGATACTTGGCAACAACATTTGCTTTTCCACCTTTTCGCGGGAAAAGGTGGAGCCAAAACCGCCGCCTGACGCATCTTCAGCCTTCGGACGACGGAGTCTCCTTAGATTGTCCTTCGGCAGACGAAGTCGGCTAAAACAGTCTTCCACTACGTTGCACAAAAAGAAACTCGCCATTGGGTTTAGGTGACTACTCAAATATTGTTGATTGTCAATTATTTATAGCTGATTCTGGTTGCTTCGAAGCTCAAACAGTTTTTTGTGCGGGCTCTTCGTTTCAGACTGTTTTTTAACGCCGAATCTGCTAATGACGGACTCCTTCATCGCAAACCTCACCTAAAACAAGGAAACTTGGCGCGGCGCACAAGCAGACTGCTAAAGCCAGCACGGACTTTACCCCAAATTATCCCAGCGATGTAAAAAAGCTTCAGGCGAAGGCTAATTCGTGCTCTTGGACCTGTAAGCTTTGAATAGTTCTTTGAATTTGCCTAATTTTTTGAGTACGTACCTTTTCTTGGTATTCTTCCAATTGTTGTGGACGATAAGCCTCCCCTTTTACGAGCATGTTGTAAACAATGATGGCTATCTTTCTAGCCGTTGCCGTAATGGCGGTTCCTTTCCCATGCCTGGCCGCCATTCTTCGATAGAAATGAGCTAGGACACAGTCCTTCTTTCGGCAAACGCCGATAGCGGCCTGTTTAAATGCTTTTCTTAATCGAGACTTATTTTTCCGGGTTGCCGAAGAGATCACCTTGCCTCCGGTTACTTTTTTATTGGGACAAAGGCAGAGCCAGGCTACAAAGTGTTTATCCGTTGGGAATTGGGATAGATTCAGGCCTACTTCTGAGAGCAGGGTCAAAATCAGGCTTAAGCCAACCCCGTCAATTTGTAATAGATCTACGCCATCACTTAATTGATAGGCGTAGGCGGCTAGCTCGAAACTCGGATCATTTTTACCCCGGCTCTTTTTTTTTTGATCATACACCAATTCAGCTTGACCAGTGGCTTGCACCCGATTTTGTAAGACCTCATCTATTTTTTGATCACACTGCTCTAACTGCTTTTGGTAATAATGATACATTTCCCAATGTTGCTGTAACTCAAATAAGTGATCGGCACGCCAAAAGCCGCTTAAGGCCTTGGCAAGGGTGGCTTTATCGGCTTTAACCCGGTGATCGGCCAGTTCGGCCAATTTTTCTCCATCTCGCTCCCCGTTCAGGATGGCCTCAATGATGGCCCTGCCACTCTTACCGCTAATGTCGGATAAAACAATCGGTAATTGGATATTCATTAAGGTCATACATTTCTGCATCCTGTTGACACATTGAGCTGCCCCTTCAATAAGTCGACTACGGTGGCGAACATAGGTACGTAACTCTTCGGTAAATGAATCGGGTTGAAAACTGGCCGGCAATAAACCTACGCTGTGCATCTTCCATATCCACTGGCTATCAGACAAGTCGGAAGGCTTCCTGCCCTGGATGTTCTTGGTAAACGAGGCATTGACCAAATACACTTCCATCTCATAGGACTGAAGCATGACAAATAACTGTTTCCAATAAAATCCGGTGCTTTCCATCGCTACCGTTTTTACCCCCATTGTACTGAGCCATTGGCATAAGCAATGAAGATCCTCTGTAAATACTCCAAAACGCTTACTTTGGCCTTCTTCTTGACCTACGCTTACCCAATGAAAACGGCTCCCTACATCTATACCCGCTGCATTGGGGTGGACAATAGAAAACTTGGCACTGGCTTTTTCCTTGACCATTTTCTACCTAGTTTATCCGAAACACATTCGATCAAGTCGGATTTAAGGATTTTTAATCTCACCTTCGGGATAGCAGGGCGCAGCACGCTTCACCATTTTGCATCTTTGCAAGATCCAACTCGGATTAGACTCACGTTGGGGTTGCTTAACTCCATTTTTGAGGGCAATCTCTCATCGAACGTATTCCGGCATGATTAAGTAATATCCCTAAGGTAGCGCCAAGTTGCCTGTTTTTCTAGCATCTTTGCAAAAATGTTTTAGGGAGGACTCACGTTAACATAGTATACTAAACCTCCACACATAAAGTCTATAGAAAAATGATTATTTTCAGGACCAGAACTTTAAACGATGTTTTATGAAAAACCAGCGAATCTTTTTAGGTATAAGCATTTCTATTTTCTGTCTGCTTAGTATATTTTCATTACCTGCTCAATCCATCAGTTGGCCAGATGGGAACAAGGCAGCATTGAGCCTGAGTTTTGATGATGCGAGGCTTTCCAATGTGGATGTTGGAACAGCCTTTTTCAATAAACATGGAGCCAAGGTTACTTTTTATGTCGTGCCAGCCAGTATGAAGCCTCGGCTAGCCGCCTGGCAACAAGCCGTCAAGGACGGCCATGAAATCGGCAACCACACTCTGGTTCATCCCTGTTCCGGCAACTTTGAATGGTCGCGGGATAAAGCGCTAGAAGGCTACAACCTTCCCGCCATGCGCCAGGAACTTTTAAGTGCCAATCAGCAGATCAAGGACATGTTGGGGGTTGAACCCGTTTCCTTTGCCTATTCCTGCGGACAAACCTATGTAGGACGCGGAAGAGAAACGCAGAGTTATGTCCCTTTGGTAGCGGAATTGTTCGAATCAGGCCGCGGGTGGCTGGACGAAGCCAGCAATGATCCCCTTTTTGCGGACCTAGCTCAATTGCAAGGGATAGAAATGGATGGGAAAGACTTCGAAACGGCCATTAAGCCTATTTTGGAAGCGGCTAAGGAGGCAGGAAATTGGGTCGTATTGGCAGGACACGAAATAGGGACAGGAGGAAACCAAACGACTTTGGTTGCTATGCTCGAACAATTAATGGCCTATGTGCAGCAGGAGGGGAGTGGCATCTGGATGGCTCCGGTGGGCACTGTGGCGGCCTATGTGAAAGAAAAACGAGCAGAAGTTGCGCAGCAACTCGCTGCAAATTTGACCTTCAGTGCTACCTTTGACAAAGGGTTTGAGGCCGATCTGGCGATGGGGGATAAGCATATTTTCACAGCAGATGATTACGATTTAAAAACGGACGCCAAGATGGGGATGTCTAAGCCCGACGTAATGATTGCCCAGGGCCAGGGCCGTTTTGGCGATGCCTTAGCCTTCAAAAAGAAGAATGACGCTGCGCTTTTCTTCCAGTCGAAGGGCAATGTCAACTACCAAAAAGAAAACTGGAGTGGCACCATCTCGCTTTGGTTGAGCCTGGACCCAGAACAAGACCTGGCACCCGGTTATTGTGATCCCATTCAGCTCACGGATGTTGCTTATAATGACGCTGCGCTTTGGGTTGACTTCTCCGATAAAAACCCCAGGTCTTTTCGCATGGGGGTTTACGGTGATTTAAAGGTGTGGAACCCAAAGGATATTGCGCCAGATGAAAATCCCGCCTTTCAAGAGCGGCTGCTGCCCGCTTCGGATCGGCCCTTCGGAAAAGGGATCTGGACCCATGTGGTGATTAGTTTCAAGGACCTGAATAGTGCCGATGGAACAGCAACTTTTTACATAAATGGCAAAAAACAAGGTAGTAGGTCCATTCCAGAACCTTTTAGTTGGGAATTGGAAAAGGCCAACATCTTTCTTGGATTAAATTATGTAGGTTTGATGGATGAAATAGCTGTTTTCAAGGAAGCTTTAAGCGAAAGGGAAGTGAAGCTGTTGTACCACCTGCCAGAGGGGCTTGGTACCTTGCTACAGACCTTGAAAAAATAGGAATAGCGGAAGGCGGAAGTTTAACCAGATCAAAATGATGCCATGCAGAAAATAGATCCAATTGTCGGTCCTTTCATTAACAGGACCTTGTTGACTCATCTTTGCCTTTGTACAAGCCTGTTATTTATTTTTAGTTGTAAAAACAAAATGGCGGAGCCTACTTCGATTGAGGTTTCAACCCACGCTTTGGAGGAAGAACAACAGGTGCTTTTTGACCTGCGGCCATTTTTAGAAAAGGATCATTCGATAGCAGCCGTGGAGGTCAACATCCAGTTCGACCATTCCCTGAAAAAAGCACAAAAATATAAGGCTTATCCCTTTCAGGCGGTTTTCGATCACCTTGTAGGGCAGTCTTCCGCAGCCTGGTTGAAAACAGCCGATCCTGCCAAGGTCTTGGTCACCTATAATTGTGTTGATGGATACCACGCCTCTATGACCCTAGATAAAGCCTTGTCTCAGCCCAGTTATTTGGCCTTTACCGACCTCACAAGTGAAACGGAACTTTGGACCGGCAAAATGGCCGAAAAAATGCCGCCCTTTTATTTGGTATGGGAGGATGTTCCTTACGAAGACGACAGCTTTGTTTGGCCCTACGGCTTGGCTGAACTGAGCTTAAGCCCCTATGAAGCAGCCTACCAAGCCATTTTCCCAAAGGTAAATTTAGCCGGTTTCCATTTATTTGAACATAATTGCCTGAAGTGTCATTCCCTCAATAAAATTGGCGGGGTGATGGGGCCAGAATTTAACTATCCCAAAAACATATTGTCTTATTGGAAAGCAGAAGATATATGGGCGTTTATCAACAACCCACAGTCTTTCCGTTACAATAGCAAAATGCCGGCCATCACCCATCTCAGTCGCACGGAATTTGATGAAATCGTAAAATACCTGCGTGAATTAGCAGAAATGGCGCGGTGATTAGACTTTATGTATGGAGATTTTGTATAGGGAATGGATAGTTATCTTTAGGCTAGCCGAGGCGCAGGTTCGGGATGGTAGCCTAAGCTACCAAGCCCGGTTCTGTAACGAAGGATAGCCTAAAGAGAGCATTTAGGCCCATACGAAATTTCCGTACATAAAGTCTATTATAACTCCCTCACCCAAATATTTCGATAGCGAACCTGATTGTCATGATCTTGTAGTAAAAGCGGCATTTTATCAGGATGTGGGGTGTAATAAGGTTTTCCGATATAGATACAAGGACCTTCCAGTTTGACATGGTTTTGAATCAGTACGCCATTATGAAAAACGGTGATAAATGCTGCGGCTTTCAAGCTACCGTCTTCGTTAAATTCAGGGGCATCAAAAACAATGTCATAATATTGCCATTCTCCGGGAGGGCGGGAGGCATTAACGAGCGGAATATGTTGTTTGTATAGCGAACCAGCCTGGCCATTCGGATAGGTTTCATTTTCATACG containing:
- a CDS encoding cytochrome c, which produces MQKIDPIVGPFINRTLLTHLCLCTSLLFIFSCKNKMAEPTSIEVSTHALEEEQQVLFDLRPFLEKDHSIAAVEVNIQFDHSLKKAQKYKAYPFQAVFDHLVGQSSAAWLKTADPAKVLVTYNCVDGYHASMTLDKALSQPSYLAFTDLTSETELWTGKMAEKMPPFYLVWEDVPYEDDSFVWPYGLAELSLSPYEAAYQAIFPKVNLAGFHLFEHNCLKCHSLNKIGGVMGPEFNYPKNILSYWKAEDIWAFINNPQSFRYNSKMPAITHLSRTEFDEIVKYLRELAEMAR
- a CDS encoding polysaccharide deacetylase family protein, which translates into the protein MKNQRIFLGISISIFCLLSIFSLPAQSISWPDGNKAALSLSFDDARLSNVDVGTAFFNKHGAKVTFYVVPASMKPRLAAWQQAVKDGHEIGNHTLVHPCSGNFEWSRDKALEGYNLPAMRQELLSANQQIKDMLGVEPVSFAYSCGQTYVGRGRETQSYVPLVAELFESGRGWLDEASNDPLFADLAQLQGIEMDGKDFETAIKPILEAAKEAGNWVVLAGHEIGTGGNQTTLVAMLEQLMAYVQQEGSGIWMAPVGTVAAYVKEKRAEVAQQLAANLTFSATFDKGFEADLAMGDKHIFTADDYDLKTDAKMGMSKPDVMIAQGQGRFGDALAFKKKNDAALFFQSKGNVNYQKENWSGTISLWLSLDPEQDLAPGYCDPIQLTDVAYNDAALWVDFSDKNPRSFRMGVYGDLKVWNPKDIAPDENPAFQERLLPASDRPFGKGIWTHVVISFKDLNSADGTATFYINGKKQGSRSIPEPFSWELEKANIFLGLNYVGLMDEIAVFKEALSEREVKLLYHLPEGLGTLLQTLKK
- a CDS encoding YdeI/OmpD-associated family protein — translated: MEITEVFYPEQRAEWRAWLQTHHQSKTEIWLRRFKKATEKPCITYDELVEECLCFGWIDGVVKKYDDESNVQRITPRRKKKTFLSELNRQRVWKLQRLGLMTPAGLPPIQDQIGSPDDPLLIPEWITEQLKANGVWPIFIEFPHMYKRLKIGWILETGQLRKEEAQKRLNYLIKMTGQGKMYGTIPEIPGYL
- a CDS encoding IS110 family transposase; this translates as MVKEKASAKFSIVHPNAAGIDVGSRFHWVSVGQEEGQSKRFGVFTEDLHCLCQWLSTMGVKTVAMESTGFYWKQLFVMLQSYEMEVYLVNASFTKNIQGRKPSDLSDSQWIWKMHSVGLLPASFQPDSFTEELRTYVRHRSRLIEGAAQCVNRMQKCMTLMNIQLPIVLSDISGKSGRAIIEAILNGERDGEKLAELADHRVKADKATLAKALSGFWRADHLFELQQHWEMYHYYQKQLEQCDQKIDEVLQNRVQATGQAELVYDQKKKSRGKNDPSFELAAYAYQLSDGVDLLQIDGVGLSLILTLLSEVGLNLSQFPTDKHFVAWLCLCPNKKVTGGKVISSATRKNKSRLRKAFKQAAIGVCRKKDCVLAHFYRRMAARHGKGTAITATARKIAIIVYNMLVKGEAYRPQQLEEYQEKVRTQKIRQIQRTIQSLQVQEHELAFA